The genomic DNA TAACAGTAGTATCAGGTATTATTGCTGTACTTGGTTTAACGTTAATCTATTTATCACTTGCTTATCTTGGTTCAACAAGTACATCACTTGGTGTATCGGAGAATGGTGGACTTATTTTAACGAATGTTGTAAATGAGTTATATGGAACAAGTGGTAAAATTTTATTAGGACTTGTTATTATACTTGCTTGTTTAACAACTTCTGTTGGATTAACATCAGCTTGTGCTGGTTTCTTTACAAACTTATTCCCAAAACTTTCGCATAAAACGATTGTAACAATGGTATGTGTGTTTAGTTTAATTGTATCTAACCTAGGTTTAACACAATTAATCGCAGTTACTTTACCAGTGTTAATGATCATTTATCCAGTTGCAATCGTATTAATCGTACTTTCTTACTTCCATAAATGGATTGGGAAGCGTAATACCATTTATATTGGAGCTATTTTAGGTGCGTTGTTGATTAGTTTCTTTAACGGTTTAGAAAGTGCGAAGATTAAAATTGACGCGATTTCTAATGTACTACAAATGTTACCGTTATATAACGAAGGAATCGGATGGTTAATTCCATCATGTATTGGCGGGATTCTCGGTTTCTTCTTCTATAAGTCAAATGAATCAAGTGAATTACAAAAGAAAGGTGCTTAGGCGCCTTTCTTTTTTTAAAGGGGATTTTTGTATTTTGTCTAAGTAATAATGGGGAGGAATGATATAATGGCTAATTTTGAAGATTTTTTAACTTTGGATTTGCGGATTAGAACGGTGATACATGCAGAGGAATTTAAAGAAGCGAGGGTGCCAGCGATTAAACTAGAAATTGATTTTGGGGAAATTGGGATAAAACAGTCGAGTGCTCAAATTACGAAAAGGTATAATCCAGAAGATTTAGTGGGTCAACAAATCGTTGCGATTGTAAACTTTCCGCCAAAGCGTGTAGCTGGGTTCAAATCGGAAGTACTAGTATTAGGAGGAGTACCTGAAGCGGGGGATGTTGTATTACTTCAGCCTAATATGGAATTACCAAATGGAACAAAAATTAGTTAGTGTAAAGGCGGGGGAGCATGGATAT from Bacillus basilensis includes the following:
- the csaA gene encoding chaperone CsaA, whose translation is MANFEDFLTLDLRIRTVIHAEEFKEARVPAIKLEIDFGEIGIKQSSAQITKRYNPEDLVGQQIVAIVNFPPKRVAGFKSEVLVLGGVPEAGDVVLLQPNMELPNGTKIS